Proteins from a single region of Bacillota bacterium:
- a CDS encoding tRNA-binding protein encodes MKPTVGVELFQQLDIRVGRIVEARPARGARRPAYQLRIDFGPSLGTRTSSAQITDHYTPEDLAGRLVVAVVNFPPKIVAGFKSEVLVLGAMEPGGGVVLLQPERPCPPGLPIG; translated from the coding sequence ATGAAGCCCACCGTCGGCGTCGAACTCTTCCAGCAGCTGGATATCCGCGTGGGGCGCATCGTCGAGGCCCGCCCCGCCCGGGGCGCTCGCAGGCCGGCGTATCAGCTTCGCATCGACTTCGGGCCGTCTCTGGGCACCCGCACCTCAAGCGCCCAGATCACCGACCACTACACCCCCGAGGATCTCGCCGGCCGGCTGGTGGTGGCCGTGGTCAACTTCCCGCCCAAGATCGTCGCGGGCTTCAAGTCCGAGGTGCTGGTCCTGGGTGCCATGGAGCCGGGCGGCGGCGTGGTGCTCCTGCAGCCCGAGCGCCCCTGCCCGCCCGGCCTTCCCATCGGCTGA
- a CDS encoding acetyl-CoA C-acyltransferase yields MRSVVLAGAARTPIGAFMGALSPLSAPQLGAVAIRGALERAGIAAQDVDEVIMGNVLAAGLGQAPARQAALFAGLPRKVECLTINKMCGSGLKAVMIAAQAVMCRDADVVVAGGMESMSNAPYVIPGARGGLRMGHARLIDTMIHDGLWDVYNDCHMGSCAELLAERMQISREEQDEYALESYRRAQEAIQSGRYAREIVPVQVQGRKGESTEVTTDEEPGRLVEARFRQLKPAFKDGGTVTAGNASSISDGAAAVAVLAEEKAARLGVRPQARVVAQAAAAMDPEWFTLAPIAAIQKVLHRAGLSVEEIDLFEINEAFSVVPMAAIRELKLDPRRVNVRGGAVALGHPIGASGARVLVTLIHAMEERGARRGLAALCIGGGEAVAMVVERAG; encoded by the coding sequence ATGAGGAGCGTGGTGCTCGCCGGGGCGGCGCGGACGCCCATCGGAGCGTTCATGGGCGCTTTGAGCCCGCTTTCAGCCCCACAACTGGGAGCTGTCGCCATCCGGGGCGCCCTGGAGCGGGCGGGCATCGCCGCGCAGGACGTCGACGAGGTCATCATGGGAAACGTGCTGGCCGCGGGACTCGGGCAGGCGCCGGCGCGGCAGGCGGCCCTCTTCGCGGGGCTACCTCGTAAAGTTGAATGCCTGACTATCAACAAGATGTGCGGCTCCGGTTTGAAAGCGGTTATGATCGCGGCCCAGGCCGTCATGTGCCGCGATGCAGACGTGGTGGTGGCGGGCGGCATGGAGAGCATGTCGAACGCGCCCTACGTCATCCCGGGAGCCCGGGGGGGCCTGCGCATGGGCCACGCCCGGCTCATCGACACCATGATTCACGACGGGCTGTGGGACGTCTACAACGATTGCCACATGGGCAGCTGCGCCGAACTGCTGGCCGAGCGGATGCAGATCTCCCGGGAAGAGCAGGACGAGTACGCGCTGGAGAGCTACCGCCGGGCCCAGGAGGCCATCCAAAGCGGGCGCTATGCCAGGGAGATCGTTCCGGTGCAGGTGCAGGGCCGCAAGGGCGAGAGCACCGAGGTGACCACCGACGAGGAGCCGGGGCGGCTGGTGGAGGCGCGCTTTCGCCAGCTCAAGCCGGCCTTCAAGGACGGCGGCACGGTCACGGCCGGCAACGCCTCCAGCATCAGCGACGGGGCCGCGGCGGTGGCCGTGCTGGCGGAGGAGAAGGCGGCACGGTTGGGGGTTCGGCCGCAGGCGAGGGTGGTGGCCCAGGCCGCGGCGGCCATGGACCCCGAGTGGTTCACGCTGGCGCCCATTGCCGCCATCCAGAAAGTTCTGCACAGGGCCGGGCTTTCGGTCGAGGAGATCGACCTGTTCGAAATCAACGAGGCGTTCTCGGTGGTGCCGATGGCCGCCATCCGGGAGTTGAAGCTGGATCCCCGGCGGGTCAACGTCCGCGGCGGGGCCGTCGCGCTCGGGCACCCCATCGGTGCAAGCGGCGCCAGGGTGCTGGTCACCCTCATCCACGCCATGGAGGAGCGGGGCGCCCGCAGGGGGCTGGCCGCGCTGTGCATTGGGGGCGGCGAGGCCGTGGCCATGGTGGTGGAGCGTGCCGGCTAG
- the trpS gene encoding tryptophan--tRNA ligase gives MGARQRLAGRTPPPDQKERCPVHTTVQHTVFSGIQPSGTIHVGNLLGAIRNWVELQDRYPCYFCVVDLHAITVPYDPREMPGRVRDGVLLNVAAGLDPERSVIFVQSQLPEHAELAWLFNCITPLGQLQRMTQFKDKARQHSEAVNAGLLNYPVLQAADILLYKADLVPVGEDQVQHIELSRDIARRFNHLFGQTFPEPEAYLTGGARIMSLSEPTRKMSKSEPEGAVSLLDPPEVVREKVRRAVTDPGPGGGEMSPGVRNLFTLLDLTAPAGVRAHFKDAYEKGTIRYVELKQALADALVSLLAPIQERYRELSSRPNVFEEITSAGAERARRVAREVIREVRDRMGLNGVPGRC, from the coding sequence ATGGGCGCAAGGCAAAGGCTCGCCGGCCGGACGCCCCCGCCGGATCAGAAAGAGAGGTGCCCCGTTCACACAACCGTGCAGCACACTGTCTTTTCGGGCATCCAGCCCAGCGGTACCATCCACGTCGGAAACCTCCTGGGAGCCATCCGCAACTGGGTTGAGCTGCAGGATCGTTACCCGTGCTACTTCTGCGTCGTGGACCTGCACGCCATCACGGTCCCCTACGACCCCCGCGAGATGCCCGGGCGGGTCCGGGACGGCGTCTTGCTCAACGTCGCAGCCGGACTCGACCCCGAGCGGTCCGTCATTTTCGTGCAGTCGCAACTTCCCGAGCACGCGGAGCTGGCGTGGCTGTTCAACTGCATCACTCCGTTGGGGCAGCTGCAGCGCATGACGCAGTTCAAGGACAAGGCCCGCCAGCATTCCGAGGCGGTGAACGCCGGGCTCCTCAACTACCCGGTGCTGCAGGCGGCCGACATCCTGCTTTACAAGGCCGACCTGGTGCCGGTGGGCGAGGACCAGGTGCAGCACATTGAACTCTCCCGCGACATCGCCCGGCGCTTCAACCACCTGTTCGGGCAGACCTTTCCGGAGCCGGAAGCGTATCTGACAGGCGGGGCGCGCATCATGTCGCTCAGCGAGCCGACCCGCAAGATGTCCAAGAGCGAGCCGGAGGGCGCCGTCAGCCTGCTGGATCCGCCCGAGGTGGTCAGGGAGAAGGTGCGGCGGGCCGTCACCGACCCGGGCCCGGGTGGAGGCGAGATGAGCCCGGGGGTGCGTAACCTCTTCACCCTGCTGGACCTGACCGCTCCGGCCGGCGTGCGGGCACACTTCAAGGACGCGTACGAAAAGGGCACCATCCGGTACGTGGAACTGAAGCAGGCCCTGGCCGACGCGCTGGTCTCATTGCTTGCACCGATTCAAGAGCGCTACCGGGAACTCTCGTCTCGCCCGAACGTGTTCGAAGAGATTACGTCCGCCGGCGCCGAACGCGCCCGCCGGGTGGCCAGAGAGGTCATCCGCGAGGTGAGGGATCGGATGGGCCTGAACGGCGTTCCAGGGCGCTGTTAG
- a CDS encoding L-lactate dehydrogenase, whose translation MEAGAWRPLSGDGEERGPDGGTDGRAAGPRGAAGPPKVGIVGTGLVGSTIAYTILVRGLHCELVLVDINRAKAEGDAMDLNHGIPLAAPIPIRAGDYADLAGAAVVIASAGVAQRPGETRLQLLQRNAAVMADVAQKVVQFAPHCVLVVVTNPVDVLSYIAWKRSGLPASRVLGSGTLLDTMRLRYLLGEYFGVDPRSVHAYVLGEHGDTEMVAWSLAHIAGVRLKELGAAWERAVREGTLERIFEQVRSAAYEIIHRKGATYYAIGLAVTRLVESILQNQHSVLTVSTYVDGWQGIQDVYLGMPCVVGSSGVERMIELPLAPEELDALRRSASVLRQAALEAAEVIQ comes from the coding sequence ATGGAGGCAGGCGCGTGGCGGCCGCTGTCCGGCGACGGCGAGGAACGTGGGCCTGACGGCGGGACTGACGGGCGGGCGGCGGGCCCGAGGGGGGCAGCCGGGCCGCCCAAGGTGGGCATCGTGGGCACCGGGCTCGTGGGGTCCACGATCGCCTACACGATCCTGGTGCGGGGCCTTCACTGCGAGCTGGTGCTGGTGGACATCAACCGGGCCAAGGCGGAGGGGGATGCCATGGACCTCAACCACGGCATCCCCCTTGCCGCGCCCATACCCATCCGGGCGGGCGACTACGCCGACCTGGCGGGTGCCGCCGTGGTCATCGCCTCTGCCGGGGTGGCGCAGCGCCCGGGCGAGACCCGGCTGCAGCTCTTGCAGCGAAACGCGGCCGTGATGGCGGACGTGGCGCAGAAGGTGGTGCAGTTCGCGCCGCACTGCGTGCTGGTGGTCGTCACCAACCCGGTGGACGTGCTGAGCTACATCGCCTGGAAGCGATCGGGCCTGCCCGCCTCACGGGTCCTCGGTTCGGGGACGCTTTTGGACACCATGCGGCTGCGCTACCTCCTGGGCGAGTACTTCGGCGTCGACCCGAGGAGCGTGCACGCCTACGTTCTCGGCGAGCACGGCGACACCGAAATGGTGGCGTGGAGCCTGGCGCACATCGCGGGGGTTCGCCTGAAGGAGCTGGGAGCGGCCTGGGAACGGGCCGTGCGCGAGGGCACGCTCGAGCGTATCTTCGAGCAGGTGCGAAGTGCCGCCTACGAGATCATCCACCGCAAAGGGGCCACCTACTACGCCATTGGGCTGGCGGTGACGCGGCTTGTGGAGAGCATCCTGCAAAACCAGCACTCGGTGCTCACCGTCTCCACCTACGTGGACGGCTGGCAGGGGATCCAGGACGTCTACCTGGGCATGCCCTGCGTGGTGGGCTCCTCGGGCGTCGAGCGCATGATCGAGCTGCCGCTTGCGCCCGAGGAGCTGGATGCGTTGCGCCGGTCGGCTTCGGTGCTGCGCCAGGCTGCCCTGGAGGCGGCGGAAGTCATCCAGTAG